The genomic DNA AGTCCGCCGGCCCCGGCCTGACTGCGGTCAAACTGGTGACGGCCGACGGCGACATCGCCATCAGCCGCGGCGACGGCCGCCTGGCCACGCTGTCGCGTCCGGGGCAGCCGGACCGGCACGTCGCCCTGACCCGCCGCCCGAAGTCGGAACTGCTCGCCGAGGAGCTCCGCCGCCTGGACCCCGACGAGATCTACGGAGCCGCGATCCGGAGACTCGCCCGGACCCACAAGTCCTGACCGGTGAGCGCCCCGCGGCCGACCGCGGGGCGCTCTCTCATCGAAGCCCGTTGAAAGAGAAGTCCCGTGAGCGTTCCCAATGTGATCATTCACCGCGACGCCGACGTGCTCGCCAAGGCGGCCGCCGCCCGGGTGATCACCCGTACCGTCGACGCCCAGTCGGGCAAGGGCTCGGCCTCGCTGGTGCTGACCGGCGGCACCATCGGCATCGCCACGCTGGCCGAGATCGCCGCCAGCCCGGCCCGTGACGCCGTCGACTGGCGCAACCTGGACATCTGGTGGGGTGACGAGCGTTTCCTGCCCTCCGGCCACCCCGAGCGCAACGAGACCGGCGCACGCGAGGCCCTCCTCGACCACGTCGACCTCGACCCCGCCCGCGTCCACGTGATGCGCGGTCCCGACTCGGGCATGACCGCCGAGGAGTCCGCCGAGGCCTACGCCGAGGAGCTCCGCAGGGCCGCCCATCCCGAGGACCACGGCCCGGCGCCGTCGTTCGACGTCATGATGCTCGGCATGGGCCCGGACGGCCATGTGGCGTCGCTGTTCCCGGGCATGCCGGCGCTGTACGAGACGCGTCCGGTGGTGGCGGTGCACGGCGCCCCGAAGCCGCCGCCCACCCGCATCTCGCTCACGCTCCCGGTCATCCAGGGGGCGCGGGAGGTGTGGCTGATCGCCGCCGGCGCGGAGAAGGCGGGAGCCGTCCGGCTGGCGCTGTCGGACTCGGGGACCATGCAGGTCCCGGCGGCGGGCGCACGCGGCCGGCGCCGGACGCTGTTCCTGCTGGACAGGACATCCGCCTCCAAGATCCCCGCGTCTCTGAGCCGGCCCTCCTCACCCTGACTCCCGGGCCGCCGCCCCTGCCCTGAGCCACCGGTGACATGTGGCGCCGTACAGGACGACGGTCGGCGGCCCCCACTTTTGGGAAAAGGATTCCGTGCCGAGTAGCGAGATGCCCTCCCCCTTACCGGGAAACCTGGCGCATAGTGAATGCAGGCAACTCGGCATCCCTCACGGAGGCCACTCGTGTTCGAGCGCTTCACAGACCGTGCCCGCCGTGTCGTGGTCCTGGCCCAGGAGGAGGCCCGGCGGCTCAGCCACGACTACATCGGCACCGAGCACATCCTGCTCGGCCTTCTCGGAGAGGAGGACGGCGTCGCCAGCCGTGCTCTGCAGGCCTCCGGCATCGGCCGCGCGCAGGTGCGCGACGACGTCGAACAGATCATCGGCCAGGGCGGCGACACCCCGCCCGGCCACATCCCGTTCACCCCGCGGGCCAAGAAGGTGCTGGAGCTCTCCCTGCGGGAAGCCCTCAACCTGCACCACAACTACATCGGCACCGAGCACATCCTGCTCGGCCTGATCCGGGAGGGCCAGGGCGTCGCGGCCCAGGTGCTCACCAAGCAGGGCGCACGCCTGGACGCCGTACGGGCTCAGGTGATCACGCTCATCGGACGGCGTGGCCCCGACCGCCCGCTGACCCTGGAAGAGGGCTTCTACGGCGCCGGGCCGTCGCTCGGCGCGAAGCTGGAGCGACTCCAGGAGAGTATGGACCGGATCGAGCGACGGCTGGACGCCATGGGCGCGCCTCCGGACCCCGGGCCTTCCGCGTCGCCGGACCCGGGGCCTCCCGACGGCCAGTGACCTGTTCCTCATGGGAAGCGCAGATCCTTGCCGGCCCGGGACGTCGTGGGCGGGGAAGGCCGCCCCGGCGGCCTCGGGGTCTCGACCGCCGGTTCACGACCTCCGTTGCGGAACGTCACACTGGACCTGGATCGCGGCACCTTCGCTGAGCCTGCCGTCGCTCATGGTCAGGACGGTGTTCACCATCGCCAGAGTGGCCAGGTCGTGCGTCACCATGACCGTGGCCAGCCCGTTCCGCCCGGTGAGGTCGGCCAGCAGGGAGACGATCTGCTCGCCGCGCCGGTGATCGAGGGCGCTGGTGGGCTCGTCGATCAGCAGAACCTCTGGGGAGTTCATCAGCGCGCGGGCGATGTTGACGCGCTGGCGCTCGCCTCCTGACAGCTGGTGCGGGCGCTTGTGCTCCTTGCCGCCCAGGTCGACGGCGAGCAGGAGCTCCCTGGCGCGGACGCCGGCCGTGCGGGGGGATTCGCCGGCCAGGTGCGCCATCGCCAGGAGCTGGTCGAGCGTGGTGAGCGAGGGCAGCAGGTTGGCCTGCTGGAACACGATCCCGATGTGGTCGCGGCGAACCTTGGTGCGAGCCGCCTGGCCGGCGCCGGAGACGTCCTGCCCTGCGACGCTCACGGTGCCCTCGTCGGGGGTGATGAGCGTGGCGGCGACGGCGAGCAGGCTGGACTTGCCTGAGCCGGACGGACCGACCACGGCGGCGAACTCGCCTGGAGCGACGGCCAGGCTGACGTGGTCGAGTGCGGTCAGCGTACGGTCCCCGTCGGGGTAGGTCAGGACGATGTCGGTGAGCTTGAGCGTCATCGGGAGGCTCCCAGAGCGGTCAGCGGATCGACAGAGGTGATCTTTCGGATGGCCAGCGCGGCGCCTGCGGCTCCGAGCAGGATCATCACCGCCACCGGGACCACGGTGGTGGTCGCCGACAGCACGAAGGGGACGGTGCCTTCGGCGAGCGCGCCGAGGCCCGCGCCGAGCGCGCCGCCGATGCCGGCGCCGGCGAGCAGCACGATGATCGCTTGGGCGAGGGCGTCGCGCAGGAGGTAGCCGGAGCTCGCGCCGAGCGCCTTGAGCACGGCGACGTCGCCACGGCGCTGGATCGTCCAGACGGTGAAGAAGGCGCCGATGACCAGGGCCGAGATCGCGAACAGGAAGCCGCGCATGAGCTGCAGCGAGCCGTTCTCCGAGGAGAAGGAGCCGATCGCGGCGGGCGCCTCCGACAGCGAGACGGTCGTGGTGCCGAGCTTGGCGTCGGCGGCGACCAGGTCGGGCGCGCCGCCCGTACGCAGTGCCAGGGTGGTGGCCACCGTGCCGGCGCCGCCCTGGCGCCCCATCCACTCCCAGTCGCCGATGCTGATCCAGGCGACAGGGGTGTGGCTGTAGGACGCCTCGCCGCCGATGCCGGCGACCGTGAGGTCCTTGCCGGCGAGCTGTACGGTGTCGCCGGTCTTCACCGCGGTGTCGGCCGCGAGCGCGGCGGACAGGACGACCTTGCCCGTATCGACCGGCTGCCCCTGGGCGAGGTCGCCGCCGGGCTGGACGCCGAAGAGGGCGACTCCCGCGCTTTGCTCGTCACCGTAGGCGAGTCTCGACATGGAGACGCCGAGCCGCTCGGCGGTGACGCCCTTCACCTGCTCCCAGCCCTTCCAGGTCCGCTCGGTGATCCGGCTGTCGGCGAAGGCGGCCTTCTCACCGCTGTCGAAGACGAGGTGATCGGCAGGCAGGTTCTCCACCGCCGAGACGTTCTCCCGCGCCAGCCCGGCGGTCAGGCCTGACAACATGGTCACCAGGAGCGTGATGAGGAAGACGACGGTGCCCATGAGGGCGAACCGTCCTTTGGCGAATCGCAGATCTCTGAGCGCCACGAACACGGCACATCCCCCAGTGTTGAACGAAATGGAAACGGACTCGCTCAGCGTGCGCGCACCGGGTGTTCGCCCACATCGTGCATGTGGTCGGGCCGGAATACATCTTTTGAACGATGCTCCCGATAATCGGTATCGCATACTCTGAGCGAGCCATGGCTGACTATCCGTTCTCGCCCGCGCTCCGCCTGCTCAGGTGGACCGTGCACGGCACGTTCTCGATTCTCCTGGTGGTCGCGCTGGCTGGCGTGGCCAGGCAGGGCCAGATCCCGCAGGTGCTGGGCGGGATTCTCCTCGGCGTCTTCTACGCGGCGGGCATCGTGATCGAGGGGCGCCTGCCGCACTTCGGCGGGCCGACACACCTGCGGCTGGGCCGCGCCTGGCTGGTGCTGATCACGGTGGGGTGGGCGGTGCTCGCCCTGGCCGCACCGCAGTTCGTCTGGCTGGCCTTCCCGCTCTTCTTCGCCTATCTCCACCTCCTGCCGCTGGCCGTCGCATTGCCGGGGGTGGCGGTGCTCACCGTCGCGGCCATCATGGCCGCCGCCTGGCACGAGGGGCAGTTGACCACCGCCCAGGTCATCGGACCGACGATCGGCGCGGTAGTGGCCACCCTGATGGCGACGGTCTACAAGGTGCTCGACGCCGAGAGCGAGGAGCGCCGCCTGCTGATCGACGACCTGGTCCGTACCCGGGGCAAGCTGGTCGAAGCGGAGAGCGACGCCGTACGGCTGGCCGAGCGCGAACGACTGGCGAGGGAGATCCACGACACGCTCGCGCAGGGCATGTCCAGCATCATCCTGCTGCTGCGCGCGGCCCGACGGGATCTCGTAGAGGACCCCGCGACAGCCGAGCGCCGCATCGTCGAGGCCGAGGACGCCGCCAAGGAGAACCTGGAGGAAGCGCGTAACTTCGTCCGGGCCCTGGCTCCGCCGGCGCTGCAACAGTCGTCGCTGGTCGCGGCGTTGCGCAGGATCAGCGACTCCGCCGTGGCCGGCACGTCCGTCCAGGCGCGCTTCGAGGTCTCCGGGACCCCGGTGCCGCTGCCCGCCGTCTACGACGCGACGCTGCTCCGCATCGCCCAGGGCGCGCTGGGCAACGTCAGCCGCCACTCAGGGGCTGGGCGCGCGGGGGTGACCCTGACGTACCTGGACGACGTGGTCATGCTGGATGTGTACGACGACGGCCGAGGGTTCGACCCCAGCGAGACGGCCGGGTTCGGCCTGCGCACGATGCGCGAGCGGGCGCGGGCCCTGGGCGGCAGCCTCACCGTGGAGTCGGCCCCAGGCGAGGGTACAGCCGTCGTGGCCACACTGGCGCTGCCGCTGTGGGAGGCGCCATGATCCGGATCGTCCTGGTGGACGACCACCCCGTGGTCCGCTCCGGCGTTCGTGCCATGCTCGCCGGTCAGCCCGACTTCGATCTGGTCGGCGAGGCGGGCACAGCGGAGGAGGGCGTGGAACTCGCCCGCTCGCTCGCGCCCGACGTCGTGCTGATGGATCTCCAGCTCGGGCCGGGCATGCACGGCAGCGAGGCGACCCGGCAGATCGTGGTTCTGGACGGTCCTCGTGTCCTGGTGCTGACGACCTTCGACTCCGACGCCGACATCGTCGCGGCCATCGAGGCGGGCGCCACCGGTTACCTGCTCAAGGACGCCCCGTCGGACGACCTGCACGCCGCCGTTCGCTCCGCCGCCTCGGGAGCCAGCGCCCTGGCGCCGCGCGTCGCCTCCCGCCTGCTCGGCCGGGTGCGTACACCCGACACCACGCTCAGCCCGCGCGAGCTGGAGGTCCTCGCGCAGGTCGCCGCGGGCCTGTCGAACCGGCAGATCAGCAAGGCGATGTTCCTCAGCGAGACCACGGTCAAGACCCATCTGGCGCACATCTACACCAAGCTCGGTGTGGACTCCCGCACCGCGGCCGTCGCCGCGGCCTCGAAGAAAGGCCTCATCCGCCCCCCGTGAGCCCTCCCGGCCTGTGCGACGTTCCGCAACGGAGGTCGCGAACCGGCGGTCGAGACCCCGAGGCCGCCGGGGCGGTCTTCCCCGCCCACGACGTCCCAGGCCGGCAAGGATCTGCGCTTCCCATGAGGAACGGGCCACTGGCCGTCGGGAGGCCCGGGGCCGGTGACGCGGAAGGCCCGGGGTCCGGAGGCCCGGGGTCCGGAGGCGCGGGGTCCGGAGGCGCGGGGTCCGGAGGCGCGCCCATGGCGTCCAGCCGTCGCTCGGCCCGGTCCAATGATCTCGAAACGGGTGAGTGCCCGCGCGGCGGGTGCGGCCTCCCCGGTCCGGGGCCCCTGAGCGATCCCGGACCGGAGAGGCGAGGTGATGGGCTCAGCTCGGGGATGCCGTCGCCATCACGCCCACGGCCAGCCTGGCTTCCACCATGCTGGGGTCCTCGGTGTGGCTCAGAGTCGCGCCCAGCGAGACCAGGAGCCTGCGCATGCGCGTGTTGTCCGCGAGCAGGGTGGCCCTGACCTCGGCGAACCCCAGATCGCGGGCCTCGGCGACGACCATCCTGGCCAGCGCCGCGCCCAGCCCCCTGCCCTGCCAGCGGTCCTCGACCAGGAAGGCCATCTCCGCGATGCCGGGGTCGGGGGTGAACATCAGGTTGGCCAGCGCGACCACCTGGCCGTCGTACCCGGCGACCAGCGAGTGACCGCGGGTGCGGTCGCAGAGCCGGTCGAAGACGCGGGGCGGCAGCACGGGCATCGAGGTGAAGTAGCGGAACCGGCGCGACTCCGGCGAGCAGCGGTCGTGCAGGTCGCGGACCGCCTCACGATAGAGCTGCGTGAGCGGGCGGACCTGGGTCTCGGTGCCGTCGGACAGCTTGACGACCCGTTCGCTCCCGGTCGGCTGGTGGGGCGGGGGCTGCGCAAGCCGGACGAAGGAGGCGGCCCGCGCGGCCTCGGTCAGGGTGAAGGGCAACTCGGCCCGGCGCACCCGGATGGCGCGGCGCGGCGCCACGGGCACGGTCAGCAACGTGGGATCCGGCAGGTCGCTCATGTCCGAACCGTAGACCCAGCGGGAGTCGTCGGCGCGCAGCAGTTCTCCCAGCAGTTCGGGGAGCCGCCAGGGCATCGCGCGCAGCCGGGACGCGAGCAGGAGCGCGCGGGTGGGCTCGTCGGTGAGCTGGTGGGCGGTGGCAGGGACGACCTGGACCCGGCGGCCACCGGCCGCCTCCAGCGCCTCGCGCACGGCCTCGGGACCCGCGGGGATCTCCGTCACGAACTCGTCCACGGTGCCGTCCACGTCGGATTGGACGCTCAGCCCCAGAATGTTGCCGCCCTTGTCGGCGAGGGCCGCGGCCAGCGAGGCCAGCCGTCCCGGACGCTCGTCCACCGTCGTACGAATCCTCAGAAACCCCATCGAAACGCTCCCTCCGTTGGGCACAGCCTGACGGATCCCTGTTACAGGACTGCTACACAGGAGTGAGCCTGCCGTTACGTCTGGGACGATTGCCCATGACGCGGTTGTACAACGGTTTCCGTTGGCAGGTACGCCATATATGACGGATATAGCAGGATATGAGGCCATGAGTACGCGTGTTCCCCTGAGCAAGGACTTCGTCAACGGGGATATCTCCTTCTGGTACCGCTCTCTCGGCATCCCCACCGGCGGCGAACCCCTCGGCGGCGATCGCGAGGCCGACGTGGCCGTCGTCGGGGCCGGCTACACCGGTCTGTGGACCGCCTACTACCTGAAGAAGGCCAGCCCGAGCCTGCGGATCGTGGTGCTGGAGAAGGAGTTCGCCGGATACGGCGCGTCCGGGCGCAACGGCGGCTGGCTGGTGGGCGAGCTCGCGGGCACCCCCGAGCGCTACGCCCGCACCCATGGCGCGGAGGCGGCCAGACGGCTTCAGCGCGTGATGTTCGAGACGATCGACGAGGTCATCTCGGTCGCCGAGGACGAGGGCATCGACGCCGACATCGTCAAGGGCGGCGTCACCACGGTCGCCACCAACGCCGCCCAGGACAGACGGCTGCGCGAACTGCTCGCCCACGAGCGCCACTGGGGCTGGACCGAGGACGACGTCCGACTGCTGGACGCGACCGAGCGGGAGAGCCGCCTGCGGGTGGACGGCGCGGTCAGCGCGATCTGGAGTCCGCACTGCGCCCGGATCCAGCCCGCCAAGCTGGCCCGCGGCCTGGCCCGGACCGTGCGGGGGCTGGGGGTGGAGATCTTCGAGCGCACCCCGGTCACCGAGATCGCCCCGCACGAGGCCCGCACGCCGTACGGCACGGTCCGCGCCCGCTACGTCATCCGCGCCACCGAGGGTTTCACCGCCGGGCTGAAGCAGTACCACCGCGCCTGGCTGCCGATGAACAGCTCGATGATCGTCACCGAGCCGCTGGGCGACCTGTGGGACACGATCGGCTGGGAGGGCCGTGAACTGCTCGGCGACATGGCGCACTACTACATGTACGCCCAGCGCACCGCCGACGGCCGGATCGCCTTCGGCGGGCGCGGCAAGCCCTACCTGTACGGCTCCCGGGTGGACGAGCGGGGCCACACCCACGAGTGGACCATCGAGGCGCTGTGGGAGCTGCTGACCGGTATGTTCCCCGCGCTGAAGGACTCGAAGGTGGCACACGCCTGGTCCGGGGTGCTCGGCGTGCCGCGCGACTGGTGCGCCACCGTACACGTCGACCAGGCCACCGGCATCGGCTGGGCCGGCGGCTACACCGGCCACGGGGTGACCACCACCAATCTGGCGGGCCGTACGGTGCGCGACCTGATTCTGGGCGAGGACACCGAGCTGACCAGGTTGCCCTGGGTGGACCGCAAGGTGCGAGGCTGGGAGGTGGAACCACTGCGGTGGATCGGCGTGCACGCCATGTACGACCTGTACCGCCGCGCCGACGCCAGGGAGAAAGCCGGACTCGGCCGCACCTCCGTGCTGGCACGCGTCGCCGACTCCATCACCGGACGCTGAGGAGAGCCCCTTGACCTGCCCGTACGACACCTCAGTGGAGACCGGATGAGCGACATCCTGTTCCGTGGCGGCCGCGCCTTCCTCGCCGCCGACGCCTTCGCCGAGGCGGTGCTGGTCCGCGACGGCCGGATCGCCGCCGTGGGCGCCGAGTCCGACGTCGTACGGCGGGCGGCCCCCGGCCACGAGACCGTCGACCTCGGTGGCGGCCTGCTGACCCCCGGCTTCACCGACTCCCACATCCACCCGGTCCAGGCGGGGCTGGAGCGGGCCAAGTGCGACCTGGCCGAGGTCTACGGCCTGCCGGAGTATCTGGAGCGGATCGGCGCCTACGCGCGGGCCAACCCCGGCCACGAGTGGATCGACGGCGGCGGCTGGGACATGGCGGCCTTCCCCGGCGGCCTCCCCCACCGCTCCCAGCTCGACTTCACCGACCGCCCGGTCTACCTGATCCAGCGCGACCACCACGCCGCCTGGGTCAACAGCCGGGCGCTGGAGCTGGCCGGGATCACCCGCGACACCCCCGACCCCGCCGACGGCCGGATCGAACGCGACGCCGACGGCACCCCGAGCGGCGTGCTGCACGAGGGCGCGATGGACCTGGTGGGCCTGCTCACCCCGCGTCCCACGGAGCGGGACCTGACCGACGCGCTGCTCTCGGCCCAGACCCACCTGTTCTCCAAGGGCATCACCGGCTGGCAGGACGCCATCGTCGGCTCCTACGCCGGCTCCGACGACCAGTTGCCCACCTACGTCGCGGCGGCGGCCTCGGGAGAGCTGAGGGCCCGGGTGGTGGGCGCGCTGTGGTGGGACCGCACGCGCGGCGCCGAGCAGATCCCCGAGCTTGTGGAGCGCCGCGCCGCGGCGGAGGGGCTGGAGCGCTTCCGCGCCACCTCGGTGAAGATCATGCAGGACGGCATCACCGAGAACTTCACCGCCGCGGTGATCGAGCCCTACTGCCGCTGCGGCGGCACCGGCCTGTCCTACGTGGACCCCGCGCTGCTGCGGGACCACGTCGCCGAGCTGGACCGGCACGGGTTCCAGGTGCACTTCCACGCGATCGGCGAGCGGGCCGTCCGCGAGGCGCTGGACAGCCTCGAAGGGACCGACCCGGCCAACCGGCACCACATCGCGCATCTGCAGATCATCGAGCCGTCCGACGTGCCGCGCTTCGCCGCCCTCGGGGTGACGGCCAACCTGCAACCGCTCTGGGCCACCCACCACGCCCAGATGGACGAGCTGACGATCCCGTTCCTGGGCGATGAGCGTTCCGGCTGGCAGTACCCGTTCGCCGACCTGCGGAACACCGGTGCCCGCTTCTGCGCGGGCAGCGACTGGCCGGTCTCCAACGCCGACCCGGTCCAGGGCATGCACGTGGCGGTCAACCGCACCGAGCCGGGCGGCTCGGTGCACGCGGGCTACCCGACGGCGCAGACCCCGTTCCTGCCCGGCCAGAGCCTCGACCTGGCCACCGCGCTGACCGCCTACACCGCCGGTTCGGCGTGGATCAACCACGACGACGACGCGGGCACGATCATCCCGGGCAACCGCGCCGACCTGGTCGTCCTGGACCGCGACCCGTTCACCGAACCCCCGGCCGACATCTGGCGGACCGAGGTCGCCATGACGTTCGTCGGCGGAGATCTCGTCTACCACCGCTGACCCTCGGGGCCGGCGTCGTCGAGGGCGGCCCCGTACCCTTTCCCGAACGCGATGATCGAGGAGGACGTCATGCACGATCTGCCCATCTGCGTCACCTGCGGGGTCCAGTACGGCGGCCCGCGGGAGAACTGCCCGATCTGCGAGGACCAGCGGCAGTACGTCGGCTGGCAGGGCCAGCGGTGGACCTCTCTCGCCGAGCTGCGCCTGTCCGGGCACCGGCCGCTGATCGCCGAGGAGGGCACCGGGGTCGTCGGGGTCGGCAGCGACCCCGCCACCGCCATCGGCCAGCGCGCCCTGCTGGTCCGCACCCCGGCCGGCAACGTGCTCTGGGACATGGTCACCCACCTCGACGACGACACGATCAAGGAGATCACCGAGCTCGGCGGGATCGACGCCATCGCGATCAGCCACCCGCACTTCTACGGCTCGATGGTCGAGTGGGCGCACGCCTTCGACGCGCCCGTCTACATCCACGCGAACGACCGCGAATGGGTGGCCCGCCCCGACGAGTCCGTCGTCTTCTGGGAGGGCGACACCCTGGAGATCCGCGAGGGGCTGACCCTGATCAACGCGGGCGTGCACTTCGACGGCGGCCAGGTGATGCACTGGCGCGACGGCGAGGACGGCCGGGGCGCGCTGTTCTCCGGCGACATCCTCCAGGTGGTGCAGGACCGCCGCTGGGTGAGCTTCATGTACAGCTACCCCAACCTCATCCCCGAACGCCCCCGGACGGTCCGCCGCGCCCTGTCGCTGCTGGAGCCGTACCCCTTCGAGCGCCTCTACGGCGGCTGGTGGAAGCGGGTCGTGCACACCGACGGCGCCGAGGCCGTCCGCCGCTCCGCCGACCGCTACCTGTCCTTCGCCCTGGACGACGCCCTGGACGACGCCCTGGACGACGCCCTGAACGATGCCTCGGAGTGAGCCGGGGTGAGCTCCGGATCCCCGGCTCGGCGGCGCTCCACGATGCGGGCGGTCGCCAGCCCCCGCCGAGAACCCGGGCCCGGTCCGGCGGGCGGCACCCTCGACCGGTGATCGGGATGCCGCCCGGGAGACGGGACGATCAGCCGCGCAGGCCCTTCAGGCATCCGTAGACGCCCACGGCCAGCACCGCCTCGGGGTCGCTCAGGTCTCCGTGGAACTTGTCCCAGATCTCGGACGCGGCACCGGTGGCACACCGGCCCGCCTTCCACCACGCCCACTCACCCGCGGCCTTGGCCGCGTCGACGATCTGACGCCAGAATCTCTTGACGAACGCCACCACCCCTCCCCAGGAACGGGGAGTGCCCTCGAACGCCTCGTCGGGGAAGCGGTAATCGTCTTCCGGGTCGCTGTTCACAAGCGACCCGGCCATGGAGCGGACCGTCTCCTCCGAGACCCCCGCGGCCTGCGCCACGGCGGTGAGCTCCCGGGAGAACGAGGCCGCGTCTGCGGAGGCCGCACCGGCTCCGGCCGAGGCGGCCAGCACCGCCGCCGTGATCAGTGCCGCCGTGGTTCCGGTTACGCGCTTGAGCATGGAATACCCTCCCTGTCGTGTGACGGCCGGCTGGGCGGGTGCGCCCTGCCGTCACCGGACACCGTGCCGCGCGGCGCTCACCTGACGGTCACTTCACGATTACTCACCGCCACCGCCTGCGATCGCGGCGGATCGACCCCCGGGAGCCCCGCCGGCCCCGGTCGATCCCGGCCGCCCCGCTCCGGCACCCGGGACCGGCCACCCATCGGCGGCAGCCGTGCCGAACACCTGCCGCTCTCCCGAGTCGCTCCTGACGCATACCTCTGATTACAGATAGAAAGAATATGATTACATTGGGTAGTGAAAACGATGGGGCCGAATTTCGAGTTCCGGATTCTGGGGCCGTTCGAGGTGCTACGGGACGGCGTTCCCGTGCCGATCAGGGCGGCCAAGCTGCGGACGCTGCTCGTGTCGCTGCTGCTCGACGCCAACGAGGTCGTCCCCGTCGAGGCACTGGTGGACCGCCTGTGGGGAGACGACTCACCCGGCGGAGCCCGTAACACCCTGCAGAACTACGTGCTGCGGAGCCGGCGGCTGCTGGGACGCGACGGGGCCGACGGCCCGCTGCTGACCTGCCCGCGTGGCTACCTGATCAGAGTGGCCGACGACCGGTTCGACCTGCGCCGCTTCGACACCCTGACGAGCCGTGCCAGAGCCGCGGCCACCGCGGATGCCCCGGAACAGGCGTCGTCGCTGCTGCGGGAGGCGCTGCGGCTGTGGCGCGGGGAACCGTTGCAGGACGTCCCGTCGGATACGCTGCGGCGCGATGTCGCACCCGTGCTGGCCGAGCGCAGGCTGGACGCGCTCCAGTCACGCATCGAGGCCGACCTGACGCTGGGCCGCCACGAGGAGGTGCTCCCCGAGTTGCGGAGGCTGACCGCCGGGCATCCGCTCCGGGAGCGGTTCTGGGCC from Streptosporangium sp. NBC_01756 includes the following:
- a CDS encoding MBL fold metallo-hydrolase; the encoded protein is MHDLPICVTCGVQYGGPRENCPICEDQRQYVGWQGQRWTSLAELRLSGHRPLIAEEGTGVVGVGSDPATAIGQRALLVRTPAGNVLWDMVTHLDDDTIKEITELGGIDAIAISHPHFYGSMVEWAHAFDAPVYIHANDREWVARPDESVVFWEGDTLEIREGLTLINAGVHFDGGQVMHWRDGEDGRGALFSGDILQVVQDRRWVSFMYSYPNLIPERPRTVRRALSLLEPYPFERLYGGWWKRVVHTDGAEAVRRSADRYLSFALDDALDDALDDALNDASE